In Leptodactylus fuscus isolate aLepFus1 chromosome 2, aLepFus1.hap2, whole genome shotgun sequence, one genomic interval encodes:
- the BAZ1B gene encoding tyrosine-protein kinase BAZ1B isoform X2, with protein MAPLLGRKPFPLVKPLSEAPAEGEEVFVVEHTKEAFKSREEYEARLQHYAERVWTCKSTGSMQLTHKEAWDEEQEVTELLKEEFPVWYEKPVLETVHHNTISLDKLVDQVWMDIMTKYAIDEECDFETAPEKYIRVKIVNVHPLDKDEQTNVEKKAEGACDSPSSDKENSSQVAQDNQIKEESRRDSLSALRESDRARRSPRKLPATLKKEEKKWAPPKFLPHKYDVKLLNEDKIVSMVPVDSLWRSERPPNKEILRYFIRHYSLRLGTGENAPWVVEDELVKKYNLPSKFSDFLLDPHKYFSSNPTPATKRKGLGSPDQKPSKKAKTEGDKNALKGKKSPLSPTSWCQVNLKKLAPGSPLKGKYSEEELAKLMKIMSPSKVNASLKKGTATGKKKGGKDHLINGQKMSGKARSPKKNLKNSKLKQMTLLDMAKGTPKVSRTPKTGSSTPKSASKPHKRLPPAALHLISYFRENKNREDRKSSISALISKVARLLSDEDRNRLPDELREMVQKRHELLEERKRWALMTETEREEHMRMKREALKARLKEKARERKQKEKQERQEKRKRFEDQELTGKNLPTFKLVDTPEGLPNTLFGDVAMVVEFLSCYSDLLLPDGQYPVTAVSLMEALAAEKGGFMYLNRVLLVLLQTLLQDEIAEDYAELGMKLSEIPLTLHSASELVRLCLRKSDSPAGESEVSDKGDEESEGSAVFQDDEVEDEFLEKLENSEFFDLTTEEKLHILTALCHRILMTYSVQDHVETQQQRSAELWKERLAMLKEENDKKRAEKQRRKEQGVKGKEDGSQSKQSKKMEKGNKSEQATETEPEDMVSAVKSRRLQSIQAKKEKEEHEKLTKERFQKEAEEERMRKQKASAEKAFHEGIAKAKQVLRRSPLGTDRNHNRYWLFSDGTPGLFIEKGWVHDSISYRFSPPKEDEEEQDGDGNLESEDADSSVGGLEDSVLKEEQQVESTAPKQGQNLWFLCDSQKDFDELLDCLHPQGFRESQLKERLQKRYQDILHSVHLARKQNLGLKTCDGHQELLNFLRSDIIEVATRLQKGGLGYLDDTTELEDKVRTLENLKDFGECVISLQAAVIKKFLQGFMAPKQKKRKPQPQSEEAAAKAEEQDEEKKLAEEAKVASAVEKWKSAIREAQTFSRMHVLLGMLDACIKWDMSSENARCKVCRKKGEDDKLILCDECNKAFHLFCLRPVLLNIPDGEWLCPACQPATFRRSARGRCYAEESTNEEEEEEEEEEEEEDEEEEEAESEDDQDVVGVRLRSRKTAKVKPTKPNPTRRRGRPPKNPQAHQPPRSSRQHTAQENGADVEEIRQSRPTSRRQNQELQKCEEMLCKLIKYRFSWPFREPLNPDEDEGYLKVVTTPMDFQTMQSKCSCGNYQTVQEFLNDLKLVFGNAELYYEPGSQQISCLEKTEQCVKDLLSKHLPAHTYQRRHRKHQAPEPEPESNGRERKRKK; from the exons ATGGCGCCGTTGCTGGGCCGCAAGCCGTTTCCTTTGGTGAAGCCACTAAGTGAGGCGCCCGCTGAGGGGGAGGAAGTATTCGTTGTGGAACACACCAAGGAAGCGTTCAAAAGCCGGGA AGAGTATGAAGCACGATTGCAGCACTATGCAGAGCGGGTTTGGACGTGTAAAAGTACAGGTAGCATGCAGCTGACTCATAAAGAGGCCTGGGATGAAGAACAGGAAGTGACAGAGTT ATTAAAAGAAGAGTTTCCAGTGTGGTATGAGAAGCCAGTGCTGGAGACTGTGCACCATAACACAATTTCCTTAGACAAGTTGGTGGACCAAGTATGGATGGATATAATGACAAAATATGCCATTGATGAAGAGTGTGACTTTGAG ACGGCTCCTGAAAAATACATACGTGTCAAAATTGTAAATGTTCATCCTTTGGACAAAGATGAACAGACAAATGTGGAAAAAAAGGCTGAAGGGGCATGTGACTCTCCATCCAGTGATAAAGAGAACTCCAGTCAGGTCGCTCAGGATAACCAGATTAAGGAAGAGAGTCGAAGAGACAGTCTAAGCGCACTAAGAGAAA GTGACAGAGCAAGACGCTCACCTCGTAAACTCCCTGCAACCttgaaaaaagaagagaaaaaatggGCCCCACCTAAATTTTTGCCACACAAATATGATGTCAAGTTGCTGAATGAAGATAAG ATTGTCAGCATGGTACCTGTGGACAGCTTATGGCGCTCTGAACGACCCCCAAATAAAGAGATACTTCGATATTTCATTCGTCATTATTCACTGAGATTAGGCACAGGAGAGAATGCCCCCTGGGTTGTGGAAGATGAGCTTGTCAAAAAGTACAATCTGCCCAGCAAGTTTAGTGACTTTTTACTGGATCCACATAAA TACTTTTCATCAAATCCAACTCCAGCAACTAAGAGGAAGGGCCTTGGATCTCCTGACCAAAAGCcatcaaaaaaagcaaaaactgaGGGCGATAAAAATGCTTTAAAAGGCAAAAAATCCCCACTGAGCCCAACTTCATGGTGTCAGGTAAACCTGAAAAAATTGGCCCCTGGCTCTCCTTTAAAAGGGAAGTATTCAGAAGAGGAGCTTGCAAAATTAATGAAGATCATGAGTCCTTCCAAAGTAAATGCCAGTCTCAAGAAAGGTACTGCTACAGGAAAAAAGAAAGGCGGAAAAGACCATTTAATTAATGGCCAGAAAATGTCTGGTAAGGCTCGTTCCCCTAAAAAGAACCTGAAAAACTCCAAACTTAAGCAGATGACCTTATTGGATATGGCAAAGGGTACTCCAAAAGTTTCTCGAACACCAAAAACTGGCTCCTCTACTCCCAAGTCGGCAAGTAAGCCACACAAACGGCTTCCTCCTGCTGCTCTCCATCTGATTTCTTATTTCCGTGAGAACAAGAATCGTGAAGATAGAAAAAGTTCTATTTCTGCACTTATCTCTAAGGTAGCTAGACTTCTATCTGATGAAGACCGAAATCGGCTTCCTGATGAGCTGAGAGAAATGGTTCAGAAACGGCATGAGCTCCTCGAGGAGCGTAAACGTTGGGCTTTAATGACTGAGACAGAAAGAGAAGAACACATGCGCATGAAGCGGGAAGCATTGAAAGCTCGTCTCAAAGAGAAAGCTCGGGAACGCAAGCAGAAGGAGAAGCAAGAACGACAAGAGAAACGGAAAAGGTTTGAAGATCAAGAATTGACTGGCAAGAACCTGCCAACATTTAAGCTGGTGGATACCCCTGAAGGTTTACCCAATACGTTATTTGGTGATGTGGCTATGGTGGTAGAATTTCTGAGCTGTTATTCTGACTTGCTTCTCCCCGATGGCCAGTACCCTGTCACAGCGGTGTCCTTAATGGAGGCTCTAGCAGCTGAAAAAGGAGGTTTTATGTACCTGAACAGAGTGCTCCTTGTGCTTTTACAGACCCTCTTGCAAGATGAGATTGCAGAAGACTATGCTGAATTGGGTATGAAGTTATCTGAAATCCCACTTACCTTGCATTCTGCTTCTGAGCTTGTTCGTCTTTGTCTCCGTAAGTCTGATTCACCAGCTGGAGAAAGCGAAGTTTCTGATAAAGGAGATGAGGAGAGCGAAGGATCTGCTGTCTTCCAGGATGATGAAGTTGAAGATGAGTTCCTGGAGAAACTGGAAAATTCCGAGTTTTTTGACCTGACAACAGAAGAGAAACTTCATATCCTTACAGCTCTCTGTCACCGTATCCTTATGACTTATTCTGTGCAGGACCATGTGGAGACTCAGCAGCAGCGTTCAGCTGAACTGTGGAAGGAGAGGCTGGCTATGCTGAAAGAGGAAAATGATAAGAAACGTGCAGAAAAACAGAGGAGAAAAGAGCAGGGAGTCAAAGGTAAAGAAGATGGCTCACAGTCCAAACAGTCTAAGAAAATGGAAAAGGGGAACAAATCGGAGCAAGCAACAGAGACTGAGCCAGAAGATATGGTGAGCGCTGTGAAAAGCAGGAGGCTACAGTCAATACAAGCCAAGAAAGAGAAGGAAGAACATGAGAAACTTACAAAAG AAAGATTTCAGAAAGAGGCAGAGGAGGAAAGAATGCGCAAACAGAAAGCCTCTGCAGAGAAAGCCTTTCATGAAGGGATTGCCAAAGCCAAGCAAGTATTGAGGAGATCACCACTTGGCACTGATCGTAACCATAACAG ATACTGGTTGTTTTCTGATGGCACTCCTGGGCTCTTCATTGAGAAGGGTTGGGTACATGACAGTATTAGCTACAGATTTAGTCCTCccaaagaagatgaagaggagcaAGATGGCGATG GTAACTTGGAGAGTGAAGATGCTGATAGCAGTGTTGGTGGCCTAGAGGATTCTGTATTAAAGGAAGAACAACAAGTAGAAAGCACAGCACCTAAACAGGGACAGAACCTTTG GTTCCTTTGTGATTCTCAAAAGGATTTTGATGAGCTCTTGGATTGTCTACATCCTCAGGGCTTTCGCGAGAGCCAGCTGAAGGAAAGACTCCAGAAGAG ATATCAGGACATCTTGCATTCTGTTCACCTCGCTCGTAAACAGAACTTAGGTTTGAAGACATGTGACGGACATCAAGAGCTGCTTAACTTTTTGCGAAGTGATATTATAGAAGTAGCAACAAGACTACAGAAGGGAGGATTAGGTTATCTGGATGATACAACAGAACTTGAAGACAAG GTTCGTACATTGGAAAACCTTAAAGACTTTGGAGAATGTGTCATCTCTCTACAAGCAGCTGTTATCAAGAAGTTCTTACAGGGTTTTATGGCTccaaagcaaaaaaagagaaaacctCAACCTCAGTCTGAGGAGGCTGCAGCCAAAGCTGAGGAGCAGGATGAGGAGAAGAAACTGGCCGAGGAGGCAAAG GTGGCATCAGCTGTGGAGAAATGGAAGTCTGCAATTCGGGAGGCCCAAACCTTCTCACGCATGCATGTGCTGCTAGGGATGTTGGATGCCTGCATCAAATGGGACATGtcatctgaaaatgcccggtgtAAAGTTTGTCGTAAAAAAG GTGAGGATGACAAGTTGATCCTCTGTGATGAGTGTAATAAAGCATTCCATCTCTTCTGTCTGCGACCGGTGCTCTTGAATATACCTGATGGAGAATGGCTGTGCCCAGCTTGTCAGCCAGCAACATTTAGGCGTAGCGCTCGCGGCAG GTGCTACGCTGAAGAGTCCACtaatgaagaggaggaggaagaagaggaagaagaagaggaggaggatgaggaggaagaagaagcagaGAGTGAAGACGACCAAGATGTAGTAGGAGTCAGGT TGAGATCCCGCAAAACCGCTAAAGTGAAACCTACCAAACCTAATCCTACAAGACGCCGTGGTCGTCCACCAAAGAATCCTCAAGCTCATCAGCCCCCCAGATCGTCACGGCAGCACACGGCGCAAGAGAATGGAGCTGATGTAGAAGAG ATACGCCAGAGTAGACCAACCTCCAGACGCCAGAACCAGGAACTTCAGAAGTGTGAAGAAATGTTATGTAAACTCATAAAATATCGGTTCAGCTGGCCTTTCAG GGAGCCATTGAATCCAGATGAGGATGAGGGCTATCTGAAAGTGGTAACAACACCTATGGACTTTCAGACCATGCAGAGCAAGTGTTCCTGTGGCAACTATCAGACGGTGCAGGAATTTCTTAATGATCTCAAACTGGTATTTGGAAATGCCGAGCTGTACTACGAGCCGGGGAGCCAGCAAATATCCTGTCTAGAAAAAACTGAGCAGTGTGTAAAAGATCTCCTCAGCAAACACCTTCCAGCACACACTTACCAGAGGAGACATCGTAAGCACCAGGCTCCTGAGCCAGAGCCTGAGAGCAATGGCAGGGAACGTAAGCGGAAGAAATAG
- the BAZ1B gene encoding tyrosine-protein kinase BAZ1B isoform X1, translating into MAPLLGRKPFPLVKPLSEAPAEGEEVFVVEHTKEAFKSREEYEARLQHYAERVWTCKSTGSMQLTHKEAWDEEQEVTELLKEEFPVWYEKPVLETVHHNTISLDKLVDQVWMDIMTKYAIDEECDFETAPEKYIRVKIVNVHPLDKDEQTNVEKKAEGACDSPSSDKENSSQVAQDNQIKEESRRDSLSALRESDRARRSPRKLPATLKKEEKKWAPPKFLPHKYDVKLLNEDKIVSMVPVDSLWRSERPPNKEILRYFIRHYSLRLGTGENAPWVVEDELVKKYNLPSKFSDFLLDPHKYFSSNPTPATKRKGLGSPDQKPSKKAKTEGDKNALKGKKSPLSPTSWCQVNLKKLAPGSPLKGKYSEEELAKLMKIMSPSKVNASLKKGTATGKKKGGKDHLINGQKMSGKARSPKKNLKNSKLKQMTLLDMAKGTPKVSRTPKTGSSTPKSASKPHKRLPPAALHLISYFRENKNREDRKSSISALISKVARLLSDEDRNRLPDELREMVQKRHELLEERKRWALMTETEREEHMRMKREALKARLKEKARERKQKEKQERQEKRKRFEDQELTGKNLPTFKLVDTPEGLPNTLFGDVAMVVEFLSCYSDLLLPDGQYPVTAVSLMEALAAEKGGFMYLNRVLLVLLQTLLQDEIAEDYAELGMKLSEIPLTLHSASELVRLCLRKSDSPAGESEVSDKGDEESEGSAVFQDDEVEDEFLEKLENSEFFDLTTEEKLHILTALCHRILMTYSVQDHVETQQQRSAELWKERLAMLKEENDKKRAEKQRRKEQGVKGKEDGSQSKQSKKMEKGNKSEQATETEPEDMVSAVKSRRLQSIQAKKEKEEHEKLTKERFQKEAEEERMRKQKASAEKAFHEGIAKAKQVLRRSPLGTDRNHNRYWLFSDGTPGLFIEKGWVHDSISYRFSPPKEDEEEQDGDGNLESEDADSSVGGLEDSVLKEEQQVESTAPKQGQNLWFLCDSQKDFDELLDCLHPQGFRESQLKERLQKRYQDILHSVHLARKQNLGLKTCDGHQELLNFLRSDIIEVATRLQKGGLGYLDDTTELEDKVRTLENLKDFGECVISLQAAVIKKFLQGFMAPKQKKRKPQPQSEEAAAKAEEQDEEKKLAEEAKVASAVEKWKSAIREAQTFSRMHVLLGMLDACIKWDMSSENARCKVCRKKGEDDKLILCDECNKAFHLFCLRPVLLNIPDGEWLCPACQPATFRRSARGRCYAEESTNEEEEEEEEEEEEEDEEEEEAESEDDQDVVGVRLRSRKTAKVKPTKPNPTRRRGRPPKNPQAHQPPRSSRQHTAQENGADVEEVIRQSRPTSRRQNQELQKCEEMLCKLIKYRFSWPFREPLNPDEDEGYLKVVTTPMDFQTMQSKCSCGNYQTVQEFLNDLKLVFGNAELYYEPGSQQISCLEKTEQCVKDLLSKHLPAHTYQRRHRKHQAPEPEPESNGRERKRKK; encoded by the exons ATGGCGCCGTTGCTGGGCCGCAAGCCGTTTCCTTTGGTGAAGCCACTAAGTGAGGCGCCCGCTGAGGGGGAGGAAGTATTCGTTGTGGAACACACCAAGGAAGCGTTCAAAAGCCGGGA AGAGTATGAAGCACGATTGCAGCACTATGCAGAGCGGGTTTGGACGTGTAAAAGTACAGGTAGCATGCAGCTGACTCATAAAGAGGCCTGGGATGAAGAACAGGAAGTGACAGAGTT ATTAAAAGAAGAGTTTCCAGTGTGGTATGAGAAGCCAGTGCTGGAGACTGTGCACCATAACACAATTTCCTTAGACAAGTTGGTGGACCAAGTATGGATGGATATAATGACAAAATATGCCATTGATGAAGAGTGTGACTTTGAG ACGGCTCCTGAAAAATACATACGTGTCAAAATTGTAAATGTTCATCCTTTGGACAAAGATGAACAGACAAATGTGGAAAAAAAGGCTGAAGGGGCATGTGACTCTCCATCCAGTGATAAAGAGAACTCCAGTCAGGTCGCTCAGGATAACCAGATTAAGGAAGAGAGTCGAAGAGACAGTCTAAGCGCACTAAGAGAAA GTGACAGAGCAAGACGCTCACCTCGTAAACTCCCTGCAACCttgaaaaaagaagagaaaaaatggGCCCCACCTAAATTTTTGCCACACAAATATGATGTCAAGTTGCTGAATGAAGATAAG ATTGTCAGCATGGTACCTGTGGACAGCTTATGGCGCTCTGAACGACCCCCAAATAAAGAGATACTTCGATATTTCATTCGTCATTATTCACTGAGATTAGGCACAGGAGAGAATGCCCCCTGGGTTGTGGAAGATGAGCTTGTCAAAAAGTACAATCTGCCCAGCAAGTTTAGTGACTTTTTACTGGATCCACATAAA TACTTTTCATCAAATCCAACTCCAGCAACTAAGAGGAAGGGCCTTGGATCTCCTGACCAAAAGCcatcaaaaaaagcaaaaactgaGGGCGATAAAAATGCTTTAAAAGGCAAAAAATCCCCACTGAGCCCAACTTCATGGTGTCAGGTAAACCTGAAAAAATTGGCCCCTGGCTCTCCTTTAAAAGGGAAGTATTCAGAAGAGGAGCTTGCAAAATTAATGAAGATCATGAGTCCTTCCAAAGTAAATGCCAGTCTCAAGAAAGGTACTGCTACAGGAAAAAAGAAAGGCGGAAAAGACCATTTAATTAATGGCCAGAAAATGTCTGGTAAGGCTCGTTCCCCTAAAAAGAACCTGAAAAACTCCAAACTTAAGCAGATGACCTTATTGGATATGGCAAAGGGTACTCCAAAAGTTTCTCGAACACCAAAAACTGGCTCCTCTACTCCCAAGTCGGCAAGTAAGCCACACAAACGGCTTCCTCCTGCTGCTCTCCATCTGATTTCTTATTTCCGTGAGAACAAGAATCGTGAAGATAGAAAAAGTTCTATTTCTGCACTTATCTCTAAGGTAGCTAGACTTCTATCTGATGAAGACCGAAATCGGCTTCCTGATGAGCTGAGAGAAATGGTTCAGAAACGGCATGAGCTCCTCGAGGAGCGTAAACGTTGGGCTTTAATGACTGAGACAGAAAGAGAAGAACACATGCGCATGAAGCGGGAAGCATTGAAAGCTCGTCTCAAAGAGAAAGCTCGGGAACGCAAGCAGAAGGAGAAGCAAGAACGACAAGAGAAACGGAAAAGGTTTGAAGATCAAGAATTGACTGGCAAGAACCTGCCAACATTTAAGCTGGTGGATACCCCTGAAGGTTTACCCAATACGTTATTTGGTGATGTGGCTATGGTGGTAGAATTTCTGAGCTGTTATTCTGACTTGCTTCTCCCCGATGGCCAGTACCCTGTCACAGCGGTGTCCTTAATGGAGGCTCTAGCAGCTGAAAAAGGAGGTTTTATGTACCTGAACAGAGTGCTCCTTGTGCTTTTACAGACCCTCTTGCAAGATGAGATTGCAGAAGACTATGCTGAATTGGGTATGAAGTTATCTGAAATCCCACTTACCTTGCATTCTGCTTCTGAGCTTGTTCGTCTTTGTCTCCGTAAGTCTGATTCACCAGCTGGAGAAAGCGAAGTTTCTGATAAAGGAGATGAGGAGAGCGAAGGATCTGCTGTCTTCCAGGATGATGAAGTTGAAGATGAGTTCCTGGAGAAACTGGAAAATTCCGAGTTTTTTGACCTGACAACAGAAGAGAAACTTCATATCCTTACAGCTCTCTGTCACCGTATCCTTATGACTTATTCTGTGCAGGACCATGTGGAGACTCAGCAGCAGCGTTCAGCTGAACTGTGGAAGGAGAGGCTGGCTATGCTGAAAGAGGAAAATGATAAGAAACGTGCAGAAAAACAGAGGAGAAAAGAGCAGGGAGTCAAAGGTAAAGAAGATGGCTCACAGTCCAAACAGTCTAAGAAAATGGAAAAGGGGAACAAATCGGAGCAAGCAACAGAGACTGAGCCAGAAGATATGGTGAGCGCTGTGAAAAGCAGGAGGCTACAGTCAATACAAGCCAAGAAAGAGAAGGAAGAACATGAGAAACTTACAAAAG AAAGATTTCAGAAAGAGGCAGAGGAGGAAAGAATGCGCAAACAGAAAGCCTCTGCAGAGAAAGCCTTTCATGAAGGGATTGCCAAAGCCAAGCAAGTATTGAGGAGATCACCACTTGGCACTGATCGTAACCATAACAG ATACTGGTTGTTTTCTGATGGCACTCCTGGGCTCTTCATTGAGAAGGGTTGGGTACATGACAGTATTAGCTACAGATTTAGTCCTCccaaagaagatgaagaggagcaAGATGGCGATG GTAACTTGGAGAGTGAAGATGCTGATAGCAGTGTTGGTGGCCTAGAGGATTCTGTATTAAAGGAAGAACAACAAGTAGAAAGCACAGCACCTAAACAGGGACAGAACCTTTG GTTCCTTTGTGATTCTCAAAAGGATTTTGATGAGCTCTTGGATTGTCTACATCCTCAGGGCTTTCGCGAGAGCCAGCTGAAGGAAAGACTCCAGAAGAG ATATCAGGACATCTTGCATTCTGTTCACCTCGCTCGTAAACAGAACTTAGGTTTGAAGACATGTGACGGACATCAAGAGCTGCTTAACTTTTTGCGAAGTGATATTATAGAAGTAGCAACAAGACTACAGAAGGGAGGATTAGGTTATCTGGATGATACAACAGAACTTGAAGACAAG GTTCGTACATTGGAAAACCTTAAAGACTTTGGAGAATGTGTCATCTCTCTACAAGCAGCTGTTATCAAGAAGTTCTTACAGGGTTTTATGGCTccaaagcaaaaaaagagaaaacctCAACCTCAGTCTGAGGAGGCTGCAGCCAAAGCTGAGGAGCAGGATGAGGAGAAGAAACTGGCCGAGGAGGCAAAG GTGGCATCAGCTGTGGAGAAATGGAAGTCTGCAATTCGGGAGGCCCAAACCTTCTCACGCATGCATGTGCTGCTAGGGATGTTGGATGCCTGCATCAAATGGGACATGtcatctgaaaatgcccggtgtAAAGTTTGTCGTAAAAAAG GTGAGGATGACAAGTTGATCCTCTGTGATGAGTGTAATAAAGCATTCCATCTCTTCTGTCTGCGACCGGTGCTCTTGAATATACCTGATGGAGAATGGCTGTGCCCAGCTTGTCAGCCAGCAACATTTAGGCGTAGCGCTCGCGGCAG GTGCTACGCTGAAGAGTCCACtaatgaagaggaggaggaagaagaggaagaagaagaggaggaggatgaggaggaagaagaagcagaGAGTGAAGACGACCAAGATGTAGTAGGAGTCAGGT TGAGATCCCGCAAAACCGCTAAAGTGAAACCTACCAAACCTAATCCTACAAGACGCCGTGGTCGTCCACCAAAGAATCCTCAAGCTCATCAGCCCCCCAGATCGTCACGGCAGCACACGGCGCAAGAGAATGGAGCTGATGTAGAAGAGGTG ATACGCCAGAGTAGACCAACCTCCAGACGCCAGAACCAGGAACTTCAGAAGTGTGAAGAAATGTTATGTAAACTCATAAAATATCGGTTCAGCTGGCCTTTCAG GGAGCCATTGAATCCAGATGAGGATGAGGGCTATCTGAAAGTGGTAACAACACCTATGGACTTTCAGACCATGCAGAGCAAGTGTTCCTGTGGCAACTATCAGACGGTGCAGGAATTTCTTAATGATCTCAAACTGGTATTTGGAAATGCCGAGCTGTACTACGAGCCGGGGAGCCAGCAAATATCCTGTCTAGAAAAAACTGAGCAGTGTGTAAAAGATCTCCTCAGCAAACACCTTCCAGCACACACTTACCAGAGGAGACATCGTAAGCACCAGGCTCCTGAGCCAGAGCCTGAGAGCAATGGCAGGGAACGTAAGCGGAAGAAATAG